In Microtus ochrogaster isolate Prairie Vole_2 chromosome 4, MicOch1.0, whole genome shotgun sequence, one genomic interval encodes:
- the Mrps2 gene encoding 28S ribosomal protein S2, mitochondrial, whose amino-acid sequence MAPSPAVLTRLLCAGVWRRPSFLQKATPGPAGLNGRTVSGAQVPVVSEPQDDDDLQSRILDVPLQHSDFFNVKELFSVKSLFEARVHLGHKAGCRHRFMEPYIFGNRLGQDIIDLEQTALNLQLALNFTAHVAYRKGIILFVSRNRQFSHLIEKTAQDCGEYAHTRYFKGGLLTNAHLLFGPTVRLPDLIIFLHTLNNVFESHVAVRDAAKMNIPTVGIVDTNCNPCLITYPIPGNDDSPQAIQLFCKLFRTTINRAKEKRRQMEALHRLQSSRGSEGSETSAPDKSHSP is encoded by the exons ATGGCGCCTTCTCCGGCCGTGCTGACCCGGCTGCTGTGTGCAG GTGTGTGGCGCCGGCCAAGTTTCCTGCAGAAGGCGACCCCGGGCCCGGCGGGACTGAATGGTAGGACAGTGTCGGGAGCTCAAGTCCCCGTGGTCAGCGAGCCCCAGGACGACGACG atCTCCAGAGCAGGATCCTAGATGTGCCCCTGCAACATTCGGACTTCTTCAATGTCAAGGAGCTGTTTTCTGTGAAGAGCCTCTTCGAGGCCCGAGTACACCTGGGCCATAAAGCTGGTTGCCGGCATAG gtTTATGGAACCATACATCTTTGGGAACCGCCTGGGTCAAGACATCATCGACCTGGAACAGACAGCCTTGAACctacagctggccttgaacttcactGCTCACGTGGCCTACCGCAAGGGCATCATCCTGTTCGTGAGCAGGAATCGGCAGTTCTCTCACTTGATCGAGAAGACAGCCCAGGACTGCGGAGAGTACGCCCACACACGCTACTTCAAGGGTGGTCTGCTGACGAACGCACACCTCCTCTTTGGGCCCACAGTCCGCCTGCCGGACCTCATCATCTTCCTGCACACGCTCAACAATGTCTTTGAGTCCCATGTGGCTGTGAGGGATGCTGCCAAGATGAACATCCCCACGGTGGGCATTGTGGACACCAACTGCAACCCGTGCCTCATCACTTACCCTATCCCTGGCAACGATGACTCGCCCCAAGCTATCCAGCTCTTCTGCAAGCTTTTCCGGACAACCATCAACAGGGCCaaggaaaagaggaggcagaTGGAGGCGCTGCATCGGCTGCagagttccagggggtctgaggGCAGTGAAACATCTGCACCTGATAAAAGCCATTCCCCATGA